The Thioalkalivibrio sulfidiphilus HL-EbGr7 genome includes a window with the following:
- the gluQRS gene encoding tRNA glutamyl-Q(34) synthetase GluQRS: protein MYIGRFAPSPTGPLHFGSLVAALASWLDARRHGGRWLLRIEDLDPPREVPGAADAILRTLEAFGLSWDGPVLYQSSRLETYWAALDELRAAGHAYDCGCTRREIAEAGQPGLDGPVYPGTCRAGLPPGKAPRAVRLRTEAGEITFTDRMQGPIRQDVAREVGDFVIRRADGYFAYQLAVVVDDAFQGITHVVRGADLLDSTPRQILLQRLLGLPTPAYLHHRLVLTPEGEKLSKQTHAPAVDDTNPVPTLIRALEFLGEPVPRPADVRSPEEILDHALNKTSP from the coding sequence ATGTACATCGGTCGTTTTGCCCCCTCCCCCACCGGCCCCCTGCACTTCGGTTCCCTGGTGGCCGCCCTGGCCTCGTGGCTGGATGCCCGGCGCCACGGCGGGCGGTGGCTGCTGCGCATCGAGGACCTGGACCCGCCCCGGGAGGTGCCGGGGGCGGCGGATGCCATCCTGCGCACCCTGGAGGCCTTCGGCCTGAGCTGGGACGGGCCGGTGCTCTACCAGAGCAGCCGGCTGGAGACCTATTGGGCCGCCCTGGATGAGTTGCGCGCCGCGGGCCACGCCTACGACTGCGGCTGCACCCGCCGGGAGATCGCCGAGGCGGGGCAACCGGGACTGGACGGCCCGGTCTATCCTGGCACCTGCCGCGCGGGCCTGCCCCCGGGCAAGGCCCCCCGCGCAGTGCGCCTGCGCACCGAAGCCGGCGAGATCACCTTCACCGACCGGATGCAGGGCCCGATCCGCCAGGACGTGGCCCGGGAGGTGGGCGACTTCGTCATCCGCCGCGCCGACGGCTACTTCGCCTACCAGCTGGCGGTGGTGGTGGACGACGCCTTCCAGGGCATCACCCACGTGGTGCGCGGCGCCGACCTGCTGGACTCCACCCCCCGCCAGATCCTGCTGCAGCGCCTGCTGGGGCTGCCGACCCCCGCGTACTTGCACCACAGGCTGGTGCTCACCCCCGAGGGCGAGAAACTCTCCAAGCAGACCCACGCCCCGGCGGTGGATGACACGAATCCCGTCCCGACCCTGATCCGCGCCCTGGAATTCCTGGGCGAGCCGGTGCCCCGACCGGCCGACGTCCGCTCTCCGGAAGAGATCCTGGACCACGCGCTCAACAAAACCAGCCCGTAG
- the dksA gene encoding RNA polymerase-binding protein DksA codes for MASKKTTAAKTNTMSLPVSGIAPYKEKKGEEYMNKDQKEHFRKILLAWKQELMEEVDRTVGHMKEDAANFADPADRATQEEEFSLELRTRGRERKLIKKIDEAINDIESGDYGYCEACGIEIGIRRLEARPTATLCIDCKTLQEIKEKQMA; via the coding sequence ATGGCCTCCAAGAAGACCACGGCCGCCAAGACCAACACCATGTCGCTGCCCGTCAGCGGCATCGCCCCCTACAAGGAAAAGAAGGGCGAGGAGTACATGAACAAGGATCAGAAGGAGCACTTCCGCAAGATCCTGCTGGCATGGAAACAGGAACTCATGGAAGAAGTGGACCGCACCGTGGGCCACATGAAGGAGGACGCCGCCAACTTCGCCGATCCCGCCGACCGGGCCACCCAGGAAGAGGAATTCAGCCTGGAGCTGCGCACCCGCGGCCGCGAGCGCAAGCTGATCAAGAAGATCGACGAGGCGATCAACGACATCGAGTCCGGCGACTACGGCTACTGCGAGGCCTGCGGCATCGAGATCGGCATCCGCCGCCTGGAGGCCCGCCCCACCGCCACCCTGTGCATCGACTGCAAGACCCTGCAGGAGATCAAGGAAAAGCAGATGGCGTGA
- a CDS encoding HAD-IA family hydrolase translates to MSELRALIFDVDGTLADTERDGHRVAFNAAFREAGLDWDWDEALYGRLLAVTGGKERIRHYLDHYNTAFERPAALDEFIAGLHKAKTRHYLDMLKDGAIPLRPGVARLLAEARAAGLTLAIATTTTPANVVYLLESTLGRESVEWFSVIAAGDVVPAKKPAADIFEYALRHLGLPAEACLAFEDSANGVRSSVGAGLRTIVTVNGYTRDEDFTGALLVLDKFGEPGSPCTVLAGPAVEGGYLTVEQMKQWG, encoded by the coding sequence GTGAGTGAATTGCGCGCACTGATTTTCGACGTGGACGGTACCCTCGCCGATACCGAGCGGGACGGCCACCGGGTGGCCTTCAATGCGGCCTTCAGGGAGGCCGGCCTGGACTGGGACTGGGACGAGGCCCTGTACGGCAGGCTGCTGGCGGTGACCGGCGGCAAGGAGCGCATCCGCCACTACCTGGATCATTACAACACCGCCTTCGAGCGCCCCGCGGCGCTGGACGAGTTCATCGCCGGGCTGCACAAGGCAAAGACCCGCCACTATCTGGACATGCTCAAGGACGGTGCCATCCCCCTGCGCCCCGGCGTGGCCCGGCTGCTGGCCGAGGCCCGGGCGGCGGGGCTGACGCTTGCCATCGCCACCACCACCACGCCGGCCAACGTGGTCTACCTGCTGGAATCCACCCTGGGGCGGGAGTCGGTGGAGTGGTTCTCGGTGATCGCCGCCGGTGACGTGGTGCCCGCCAAGAAGCCCGCCGCGGACATCTTCGAGTACGCCCTGCGTCACCTGGGCCTGCCCGCCGAGGCCTGTCTGGCCTTCGAGGACTCTGCCAACGGGGTCCGCTCCTCCGTGGGTGCCGGCCTGCGCACCATCGTGACCGTCAATGGCTACACCCGGGACGAGGACTTCACCGGCGCCCTGCTGGTGCTGGATAAGTTCGGCGAGCCGGGCAGCCCGTGCACGGTGCTGGCGGGGCCGGCGGTGGAGGGGGGGTATCTCACTGTGGAGCAGATGAAACAGTGGGGGTGA